The following is a genomic window from Octopus sinensis linkage group LG20, ASM634580v1, whole genome shotgun sequence.
aactgcaaaaatatctacttcagaaggaaggataactgatccagatagcggcaaaacacgagcaaaacaaaaaactgttctcagtattaaggaagttgacaaatacaaaaaagaaatcataccacctaatgaacatgaagaagaagaagaagatgaagaaacaacaaaagctataaaacaaatgaaatccaaactaaaaatagaacagcaacgaaccatgataaaacgatggcaagaaaagccccttcatggtaaatactggactaaactaaacgcaaaagaaatagacaaagaaaaatcccagcaatgtttgagaagctcaggactcaaagcagaaacagagggatttttaattgcagcacaagaccaaagcctccccaccagaaattaccaaaaacatgtaatgaaaagaaatattacaagtaactgcagaatatgtggagatggacaagaaacaataaatcatattatctctagctgcccagtcttggctaagaaggaatatattcacagacatgacagagttggaacctacatacattggaagctatgccaacattatggaataacaacagaaaaaagatggtataggcacacaccagaaaaggtcacagaaaacgagaaagcaaccatactctgggatatgccgaaacacacagatagagaaattaaggccaacagaccagatatagttgtcagagatcatgaagaaaaagaaatgctttctaattgatgtatcaataccggctgatgacaacgtttctctaaaagaaatggagaaactctcaaaatacaaagacctggaaatagaggtaactagaatgtggaatctgaaaacagaaacaattcctatcatagtaggtgcattaggcatgataaaaaaatattcagacaaatacataacaaaaacaccaggacttacaaacacatataacatacagaaaattgcactactaagcactgcacacatcctacgcagaacactttccatacaataaccatcagagcatcacaacaaatcacagcacatacccaaggcacacagagctgtgctcggtagtgaagtgaaagcacgctataaaaataaaactaccgaataatgataataataataataataaattctttttattggccacaagggctgacacacatgattagaaaacataaagggacaaaacaggacgaaaggttacaaagggttttgtccgtttgtgaaaaaatcgtgtaaaaacagtgtaacaatcaaataatataacaacgaaaaactcccaatagggggcggcgttacgaaaggttcctggtcgaaaaacccataaaagccaacgggagtcTGGTCAAAAGGGGGTAGAGAGCCTCTTTCTCCTTTTACAATACCCTTTTCaattacaggcgaaacctgagaattggtccatttatactggccattcttgcacaattcacccacctttcagaaaacttgctatcaggcagcactctcctctctaacctcatcttccttttcaagtgaaacttgaaaaagttgatgaggccttgaccaaagaggaaagtgtctgactttaaccctttcaaacgggtccaccatacaacctctttcgccacagccactaggcacaggaaaacggccttgccctccttgttaaaggaggtcggcgggcaatcttcacgatggattcagctgatagccggatccgtcctatacgtgacagtagctgttcgacataaacccatagttcagcaatactcgggcactggacgagtgcgtgcagaacggtttcgtcgtcctggcaacacctcgggccgGTAatgtttatcccgaacaggcagagcccctcggtagcactgctaggcgagcgacctctggaaattatccattggccccggcccgaaagtccttccAAACAGACTGCTCAGTTCGTTATTATCAATGCCTAGAGtatccccgagaacgtcgtcgcatctttcctccactaaccctctatagaacgctagagtggaactaaaaccgatcgcattgcccgcttggcggagggcggagagagcttgacggcCCTCGAGGTGCCAAgtgccctttctcggtctacgtttgatccaggtctgcagctctgtcaaagagacgagctgcggaaagtcgcatctgacaaaagacgaccacacctgttcacagtataggaaacgcttgagatgtcgcagcctgagcgcatgtctgcgcatcagtaaccacagcatgccaaggcctccgttcatcggttgttgacagcagatggaccgCCTGACCAGTggtacctgacccttccacaaaaagtcgaagagcaggcgtaccagcttggccaaccagcggtcgggacaagggacgacggtcaagcggtaatagaccgtcgtcccttgtcccgaccgctggttggccaagctggtacgcctgctgaataataataataataaatcgggCGATCTTTCGTTACAAGAACACACGACTGCTAGTTACAAACaacgtgtgtttatttacatttgtgaagttgATAGTCGATTTctgtaaagaattaaaaattttttacatatgggGGTTGGGGGGTAAATAGGATCTTTTGATGTTGGCGTGAATTGGAAGATTtgatgtgcgtacgtgcgtgtgtatgtgtgtgagggagagagagagagagagagagagagagagtgtgtgtgtgtgtgtgtttgatggggtgtgcgagacagaaagtgtggtgtgtaagtgaagtgcttttgttagtgtgtgtaaagagacagagagagtaatgttgctgttgtgtgtgtatgtgtgagagagataacatttttttattcactttttgtagtgagtgactgagagagaaaaggggagagagagagagagagagagagagagacggagagaggttatgtatgtatggcttcagtgacacacacgcacgctcgttgttatgtgtgtacgtgtgtgtgtgtgtgtgtgtgtgtgtgaatggcttcagtgacacacacacaaaaacacctaTTGCATGCCTTTCGAGAGAGGAATGGGGATCTTTTCCttggaaattatgttacaaactgcagttcaaaaggaaaagatccagggatggttgtttttattgtttttacttgttattttcatatatgtttatggcccatacacacacacacacgcacacacgcacacacatacacacacacacgcacatacacacgcacacacatacacacacacacacatatacacacacacacacacacaaactcacacataaactcacacacggAACGCCAACTTCTacattagacaaaaaaaaattaaaacaatatctaTGAATCTGATCATAAAATCGCCAACAAACACAAAACtcaaagcacgcacacacacgcacacatacacacacacacacttacacacacgcgcgcgcgcacacacacacacacacaaacggaacGCCAACTTCAAAAAAAGAACTTCGTGCTCTATCTGTCTGGCTTTTACGCCGACttgaaaagatacccttccccccacctcacccccacacatatataaaaagataaaaattttacggaaagtgacgatctaggttcgaaatttccccccaagacacttgatgaaggctggagggtatatcagccgaaatgttgtgttaacaacaaacaagatgaggacaaatatccgtcaaatgtaaataatgtacataattcctcatctcttaaatatagaactatatatatatatatatatatatatatatatacagatatatatatatatatatatatatatatatatatatatataatatatatatatatatatatatatatatatatatatatatatatatatatatattatatatatatactttatttaaaagcagcagaaattcatcaaaacctgttactcggagtttcacgttcccgttcgtcggacagttttgtgaaactccgagtaacaggttttgttgaatttctgctgcttttaaataaagcatattactctacctctggtatttgagtactctttttttttccaccttgtttcacatttatgtgtttactcaggtatatatatatatatatatatatatatatatgtacacacacatgcgcgcgcatacacatagatagatgggatcttttcggtttgaacggcagtttgtaacaatttctaggtaactaaacacttttaaacttcgtatactggtagaatgtgtttacaaaacatctttttctcttggctttattgagaaaattctatagtttgtaagatatttgttgttttttcttcaatttcaaccaatcactgacatctattggggtaaaaaaaaaacattctgtgccgtatgaatatgtccctcgtttaagaaacagattaggtttatttacatttctgaagaaaaaaaaaaagatacccttcccccacccctaaccctaaccctaaaacagattgaaatgcaatagatcgatactagggtcgtaattatgggtgacaatttcatgacaccgctagaaaaaactgccgttcaaaccgaaaagatcctctttttcttttggctttattgagaaaattctatagtttgtaggatatttgttgttttttcttcaatttctgcaatttcaaccaatcactgacatctattgaggtaaaaaacattctgtgccgtatgaatatgtccctcgtttaagaaacagattgggtttatttacatttctgaagaaaaaaagataccctttccctccacccctaaccctaaccttaaaacagattgaaatgcaatagatcgatactagggtcataattatgggtgacaatttcatatgacaccgctagaaaaaaactgccgttcaaaccgaagagattCGATAGATTACTTGTCTTAAGTAATAATATTCGAAGAACAATTTACGAAACTACAAGACTACATCTGTTACGAAACTAAAGTTCTCAATTCAGTATTATAAATTGCTTCCTGCAAACACCTCAAGCACGTGTTGTCAACAATGGCTCAAGGTTCCTTGAAAAGTAAACTAAAAGTCCCCAACATGAAGAATAAGCAAAAACACGGAGTGAGGAAACAGTCCATGAAAAAGCAGAGAGGTAGAAGAAatattctgaacattttggttgtctttaaattttgtaaaatttactgAAAATGTATTTTGTGTACAAATACAATcttctgagatttattattgctttataaTTGAATTTAACATTTATTCCGCCCCTTTTTTCCCCCCTCTTAGTAACCGAACCTTAAATATAAGTTAGAGATAGTTAAGATTTTATCGGGTATATTTTGGTGGCGTAGCCGTATTttatctgcagttacgttctgagttcaaattccgccgaggtcgacttcgcctttcatcctttcggggtcgataaattaagtaccagttacacactggagtcgatataatcgacttaatccgtttgtctgtccttgtttgtcctctctgtgtttagccccttgagggtagtaaagaaatatatattttggtggtggtggttatgttggGAACATAAGAGACGGAATTCTGCTTTACGCACAACCCTTAATTatgttttggaattttcagaaaatttttgcgtaTTTGTATTCTTCACAGCGAAATTCATTCACttatgcaaaaaccaaagtttaaaataaaatctgCGTGATTTAAGGGGTATcatatagctgttatttttaacacatCTCATGTCCACCACAGGCCCTCCTCGTTTGTGTCTGACGTTTTGAGGTTTTTCAATGTCTTTCTGCTCGTAAGCACacaattacaacaggtatatagcccatttgtttgtattatagtgcattgtaccattcaaaacgtTTTATTCTTTAACCCATTTAGGTTAATATAAACATCTTCACCcgttaacaaaaaatataaacatcttcACCCGTTAACAAAAAAAAccctctttattatttttttttgcgaaatacggagtttatgattcatgtgtgagtgtgtgttcttgatactcgtttagaacaagtagttttacaccaattacactattttttcttagtttaaaggccgtggactgaagatgtgaaatttccgaagcctctcccccacccccctttcgcgagcgcgcatttttttcatgatagtcgttttgagcaagttgttttacacctattacgctgtttttgtttttgtttttgtgcccggttcagacgctttcggaaattcccgatataatattccgaggcctctcccccacccctctttcgcgagagcgcattttttttgtcatattcgttagagcaagttgttttacacatattacactatttttttttttgttttggtgcccgggtcagcccctcagacgctttcggaacttcccgatgtgaattttccgaggcctctcccccacccccctttcgcgtgcgcgaattttttttttcatattcgttcataggaagttgttttacacctattacacacacattttttttttgattttctgatatttgttacgccctatattaaccccaAATTCTTCTAAAGTTCGAAAAAATTAACCAAATTTTTTCTAATTCGAAAAATTAAAGGAagtttggttaatgtttacattttgACCATTCCAGTGTATTTTCTGGATTTTCATTTCCtcaagatgtaaacattaaccggaatttttgttttttcgcagtcttgtgagtttatgtgtgtaaaatacaaaaattcgcaatttttttttctgaaaatttcaaatgATAGAGAAGTTGAGTGGTTTTCTTCAAAAGCCTtttgttaagaagattgcttcccaacataGTCtcgggtttggtcccactgcatggcatccgGGTGCCATGAATGGGTGGACTTGGCAGAtaatacacaacgggcttctttcagttcccatccgtcaaatgcactcacaaggtttggtcggcaaGGAGCCTGCCCCAGGTGCCATGGagttggattgaacccagaactatttgGTTACAAAGCAATTCTCTAACCGTACATTCCCACCTgaacttatactcttttacttgtttccgtcagttgactgcggtcatgctggagcaccgccttttgtcgagcaactcgaccccgggtcttattctttgtaagcccagtacttattgtatcggtctcttttgccgaaccgctaagtgacggggacataaacacaccagcatcggttgtcaagcaatgctagggggacaaacacagacacacaaacatacactcaaatatatatatatatatacgacgggcttctttcagtttccgtctaacaaatccactcacaagactttagtcggccctaggttatagtagaagacacttgaccaaggtgccacgcagtgggactgaacccgaaaccatgtagctggtaagcaagctacttaccacacagccacttctgcgcttatgctaatgatttttttatccttcattgaggaaatactatattttttttaaaatttacttcttTGCAGGACGATATATTCAACCAAAAAATGCAAAGgttaaagagaatgaaaaattgaAGCTGGTGAGTTTTGTTTCGATTCATTTGATGACATTTTatgatttatcttttatttttcattttatttggaCCCTTGGGGATccataataatattttgttgttaaaatttattagcaataataaattggttatacttgtaaagtgttttaacaatttttttttttttcatacaattactaatatttaattatgaaaatataacgggattttatttaaacattgaatggtttgTGGGGGTCCACTTGAGTAAAACATGAATCAGATGGCACAAAAGGATTGAAAACCATTTATCTAtgtagttgcttgacctgctCAATGAAGTTGCCAAAACTCTTAaaggaaacaaggacggaaaaacagacgatgttacacgaatataaatacaataataataacaggacataacaacaggtgtcttttgactggagacgaattgaattcagttggcgtgtgtggaaatgaagccttacgtcagagatacaaaactttcacaaacacagggaagaatatcaatGTGGCAGTGACCACAGTCAGACGCAAAAAGAAGGCTAGCAGTCTAGCCTATTGGTCgcatgagaagagagagaaaaagaggaacaagagagagagagttgtagaagCAGATGGACAGAagaattgtatttatattcgtgtaacattgtctgtttttccgtccttgttttcatatacattcaatgctttcttccaaagaatctaatgctcttagcttagtttttccttggggctggccggattgaagcaatctcaagattaatcagccgaaattgcgaggatgatccggttcttgactgaggatagaaaacttcaaatgacccgtccttgtttattttgtatcgtctatctggatgttttgtgttcttgtcccattttgcattttatatatatatatatatgctcacgcacatgaaaaatgttttcatataaccaaggtttttttttataattttactgaAGACATActggtgtatatattcacatggtTTAATCTGTCATACATATAGGAttttacatatgttatatataaagaattttacaTACGAGAAGTTTTTTGAGTGGATAAATTTTTGTGCTGCTGTCAAATGGAAAGCACAtgttaaacattgatgatgatgattgcagtcAAAAGGTTTTCTTGTAgaagaaatatgtgtatgtaaatatatattttatgaacatttagcagaagtaacagagtgactcaaggtccaagaCTTGTGTGTTGACACTTACCAAACTACTAAAATTTACATATACTATATTTCTtgtttgcaccaacatacctgtgtgtatgtatgtaagtgtatatatatgtgtttgtgtgtgtcgccagcttaatttaatacgtccttagtcaaaagacacctgttattaatgtccttatttgtatttttgtactatttctctttttttttcgtccttgttttcatatacatttgttgctttcttccaaggaatctactgctcttagcttagtttttccttggggctgactAGATTTGCAAAcaaaatctggaactcgactgaagaaagaaaactccgaatgacccgtccttttatGTATCATCTCTGGATGTttcgttgtcccttttttgtatcctcTGTCtgcatgttttgtgttcttgtcccatttttggtattcctatatatatatatatgaatttaaccctttagtgttcagattattctgttaactGTAATACTTTTTcgctcaaattgttttgaattaatcatgcattatcttatagctttgaggtttcaatgatgtgattggtta
Proteins encoded in this region:
- the LOC115222657 gene encoding uncharacterized protein LOC115222657, whose translation is MAQGSLKSKLKVPNMKNKQKHGVRKQSMKKQRGRYIQPKNAKVKENEKLKLFLEKEIKTNIENEVSSVAISNEAKKFHIVKLSKQAAGRIEKKRKQKGKK